The following DNA comes from Tachypleus tridentatus isolate NWPU-2018 chromosome 9, ASM421037v1, whole genome shotgun sequence.
TATAAACCATATTGGTTTTTCCATAAACCAAAAAATACTTGTCAGAAACATTTTCGAAAGCTAACTGACTGGTAAAGATAGAAACTGCTGTACAGTTTGATGCAGATAAAATTAGTATCTTTTGAGATTCACTGACCAGCAAGTAAATTGAGGTAACTGGCTGAAGGATCCACCCATTTCACTTTCACAAATGCAAAACATGTCAAAGCATAATATTACAAATGGAGTGGTACTAGTGGTTTAGGATTAACTTTCTTACATCAGGCTCAGTCAAGCTCAACAAACCTGTGACTCCTAATGAACTTTAGTTTCCATTCTATAATTTACTGTACCTTCACAAAGTATCATAAATTTTCAATAACTGTTGCAAGTCTTTTGTTGACAAAATTTTTTGACCATGAGATTAAAATTTGAACTGAATGCTAAAGAGACAATTTTCTGAAtggaaaataacacaatattgcattttattgtatttttattggttataaataacatagtatAAAATGTCAGAAAGAACTACTATCAATTTGTTAAAGAGAAGATGTGGCAGGTGGGCATGGCAAGAAGATTCTGATTTTATAGTTtgtggctctgtaaccaaataacatAGAAAGCTATAAAAACTATGCTTTGcctgactaataataatattatactacgtaatttatgttaaattaccTAACTTCTCAGAAGGACTGCATACTTACACAATACCATAAAATGCTTACACAGCCAGCATGATTCCCCCATTCTGCAGCAACAAATGTAACACTACAGTTTTCATGCAGATGGTGCCCCTCTGGTTATTAGTAAACACATGAAACACATTTTGGAAGAGTACTTACACAGACTAAATCATTCACACATCACTTTCTATGTCAATGGCTACCTCATTTACCAGACCTAATATGAGTTTTGAGAGTGTCTTTAAGTCAGAAGCTTCACACAGTTAAAGATATTAAAGATGCAATTGTCTGGGAAGTAGTCAGCATACCAGATGAAATGTGCATTGTTGAAAAGAACTAATACACTCTGGATGTTGGAGGAGTTGCATGTTGAACAGTTACTGTGATTGATCATGCATCATGATATAGTGGCACCATGTAACATCTGTGGTACTTCTATCTCCACAGTTCCCTTACCCTGTGCAATTTTACCTTACTATGCCATACCATTTCTGAGATACAATTTGCtgaagtgtatctcagaacacctggtatgggtattaacatgtTTATTGATAAGctaagaacaacgtttcaacctggttaacagagagagtttgcaactgaccattgctggacaTTTGGCTTAGAAACAAgagtataaacaaatataagattgtaagggggcattgcagttggatgttactttattcctatactaattaataacctattcctttatattggtttaattatggcattagttcttgtataagtagggcttctttaatcTTGCATCTGTTTACAAGTAAACAAAGAACCTCTACTCCCTTCTAGTTCCTAAGAATTTTAAAGAGAATGCACCTGTCCCTGAAGAGAAAAAGATTTATATTGATcaactgtgttttttataattaacgCCATACAAGTGGAGAAGAAAATAGCATTAACTTTTTTAAGCATGAAAATAATCTGTAAATTTGCTATACATTACTCAAAACCAAAGTTAGAAGCCAATATTAATAAAAGTACTTACCTCTTCGTGGAAAGCTTTCATCTTGTCTTCTAAGAACCTGTCTGCTGTGTCTTCCAACCAAGATCCAAAATTAACACATTTGAACCTGGgaaacaatgaacaaatattttgaatttattttttctttatatatctgCAGGCTTTTTCATCTGAGAAAGAGACAATTGAAATTTCAAGGAGTAATGAACTGCCTTAGTCAGCTCTATCTTAGAAGACAATATAGATGAATCAAGCAGTCAAGGCAGGATAAAATTATGTATAGAGAGTTTACAGATATATACTTCCTCACAATGCAATGAAACTTTACAACACATCTTgactgataaaattattaaatttgtaattaatgaaAATGAACTGGGAGCTATACACAGCAGAATATTTGAATAGTGACTGTACTAATGAGATTAAACAGGTATATGCTGCTAATTTTACTATTTATCATAAAAGTTTCATGGATGTATACTAGCAGAAACTAAACCTATTTGAAAAACTACAGTATTATTGTATCTTCCATTTacttatgtttcaaaatattttggggaGAACTCTTTTCCCAAATGCTATTTACTTGTGCTGCTTTTGGTTCCTTTTCTTCAACTTCTACAGCTACCAGAATAAATATATCTGTGGGTCCACAGTGTGATCCtagttttatgtaaagtaataaaaaccattacttgtgaaaaacaacaaccaataaaATACCTATATGTACATCTACAGGAATATACAAATCACCATAAATATATCTAGGTTAGTCATGTCTGCAGTTTCTTGGTATCACCTCACCACTAACACAATGTAGTTGTTCATTATGTTTGATAGATAGATAACCTTCATAAATTATACAAATCTATAACAATGTTGACTAcataataaacaacattattacactatatcCTGTATAAATGAAAAAAGGTATTAAAACTTCCATACAGATAAAATGAAAGGTTGCAACACAGCAAAAATGAGCACAAAGTAGTTGAAGAGAAATAATTGACAAGGAGAAACAACCCTCCCGAGGTACTGAAGTCTTGAGAAGAAAGGAATAATTTGGTTAAATGAAAAGATACATAGGGTAGTGAAGAGTACATGAAACATCAAAAGCAAACAAATGCAAATGTCGATGCCCACAGGCTTatagaaaaaggaaatatggtTTAAGGGACAGAAGGAAAGTGGTTCAAgcagaagtaaagaaaaaatgcaTTAGCTTGGTAAGAACAGGAGAAGGAAAACTTCTGTACTTAGAAATGAAAGGTTTTGGATAAGGCCACCAAATATCTGGAAAGGCCCAGGTGAGAAGTTCTGCAGCATGATCTATAGTTGGCTTGTCAGCAGAAAACCCACTTTTAATAGACCAATAGTAAAAAATTTTGCACTTGCATTGGTATACTTCTATGGAAGATGGTTGTATGGAACAAGCTAACAAGGAAGCAACTTGATGCGTAAAACCAAATCATAACAAAAGCTTGGCGTGAAAAAGTAGTATATGTAGGCTGTAGAATATGGGATCAAGACTGATGAAGAAGGGAGGAGGAAAGTAGAAGAGTGTCAGAATGGGATAGGAGTAGTCATTATAACCTTTGAAAACAAGGTTGAACTGGCCAGTAGGAAGTAGTCAGGAGGATCTGACAATGAATGGAGTGGACAAGAGAACTCACTTAATGAGGCAACTGGATGGTTGTGTGGCCAATCTTGGCTGAAGCCATCGACTCCCAAAGCCTGTGGATGGAATACTGGTGACCAAATGATGAGCAACTTGGTACTGAGACCCATGACGAACGCATCCACTTAGAAACAACCCTACCGATCACAAAGGCCCTGCAAATGAGAGTATCAAATGTCCACTTTGACAAATAGATCCAGTCAGAGTACACAACTAAACTGAAAGCACCAGGCACATGACATGCTATGAGGTGAATGTGATGTGGATTGGCCCAGTATAACAGATCCAATGTCTAAAAAGATATTTGGTTAATATGTGCCACCACCAGAGAATTGTCCAAATGAACAATCATCAGGCAATGGAAGACAAGAAAGAGAAACTGATGCAATGCATAATGTGTGGCTAGAAGTTCAAGAACATTGGTATGCAATACGGTTTCATCCACAGGGTAATGGCCCAAAGCTAATGGCAAACTATTTTGATTGCTCACTGCAAAATCAATGCTCAAACTGCTTCTGATAGATGCTAGCTGGTCATGGAAGAAAacgaaaacaagaacaaacaggAGATGGGGAAAATGAATAAGATGCCAGTGAGAAAAGTACTCGACAAGCCAAGCAACCACTGAACCCAAACAGACAAGGTAGTCACTGGTACTGGTGGAGATGGGAGAAGTAGGTCATTGAGGAAACCAATGAGACGTATCCCTGATTATAAGATTATTAAAGAACAATTTAGGTCAAGATGATTTCCCAGGCTGTGAAGGAGAAGAAATGGCACACTCTGGAGGTTGGAAAAGAAGATCAAAGTCCTCTTCTTTCTGCATAGATTCAGCCAACTTAGGAGGAACCTGGACAATATCTGGGGACAAAGGTTGACCCATGTAGCATTCGATCTCTTGATGAATAAAAGCAGATAAATCCACCATCAGGTCAAAAGCAATGCTGGTGTGATTCCCAAAGTGGTAACATGAACTTCTGAGTTCACTGCACAAGAAATTCAACTGGAAAAATATAGTTACAAGAATGAACTGATAAATATTATCATTGgtgaaatgaatgaaaataaagacagaaagtGATCACTTTATGTTTAAGAAACTTATTTATCATATTGGAAGCACTAACCACACAGTAGGGTGCAAATGAATTCAAACAGTGTCAaatgagaagtgatggtttgATAGTGGATTGTAGAGGGAGTCAAGTAACGTGAGCATTTCATGCTACTATTGCTTCAGAGGTGACACATGATAATTTACACGAGAAATATGATGGGATATTGTAATTTAAACAGGGAGAGGAGTGGAAGGCTTGTGGTATGCATAAAGTTTGTACACAGAGGGCAGAGCATTGAATAAGAAAAGTTTATCTTGTGAGAGAAGATATATACTGTATCAgaatttgttttcttactttgtatccaataaacaaattttaacacaCCAAATGAACTAAAACTTATTAGTGAATTACATATTCCCCTATGTTATACCAAAAGAGCAAAtaatatgaaatagaaaaaaaaacattaaaagaccCAATAAATTAATACTTACCTTTTTTCCACTTTGTTTGCTATTTGACTGAATTACAGAATAGTCTAGGgtacactatgtaaaaaaaacaaaaaaactattttttatatttataagagtGCTGGTTTGAATcaatgaacattttattacatactgAGAAGATAGCATACTTGATTTActattatctttgcagtaaatctATCATTATTCATTGAAACATGTCagatacagttttaaataattggaAATTGTAATCCATATAATTAATATGCATTATCTCATTAAATAACACCTTTAGAGCtgtatttaattagaaaattttACAATTCATTTATACACAAACACTTACATAAATACATACTGCAGtgacacagttttatttatacaacTTCAATCAATAATTTACAAATTGATTTGCAggtatatatacagtataataataCACAACTTTGATGTCACTTCAGCaaagttcaaataaaaaatatgaacttcCCTAAATGAAATACATATGGTTTAATTATATAAGTCGATGCTTCTGTTAGTCTGTCaagcttaattataaatacaaacaatatatttcaacatgtcatttaaatacacattttgtgCTGCTATTATTAACAGCTTacatcatgaaaatattttgagtgtttgtttttctttggtaATTACATATTTACACACAGGAATGAAAACAGacaaaaaagtagaaaataactgCCAAAGACTTTGCATTTGAAAAacttattcaaaaatataaaaaactttcaaAGTAAACTACACATACAGAACCACCCAGGTGGACAGGCAGCTGGTCAAGAGCTATATAATCTTTAATAGATGATTTGTTGATAAACTTaaatctttttgttattttagctGGTAGCCTGATCTTTAGAATCTTCCAAAAggctgaaataataaaatgtgtctTCAAACATCCACTAAGTACACTCTTAGCATGACTGAGATGTGCACTAAGTCAGATTCCTAAACTAAGTCTGCTGAAATTACACTTAGAATTCACTTTCCTAACAATGTAACCACTCTTTTAGTAtccatatatttacaataaatagaatcaagtacatgttatggcCTATACCCATTACATTAACTTCTTTGCACATTTagattaacattaatcttactcTAGATTCACATCACAGCTGTTAAAATTCACACCACAATAAGTAACAATCACTAGACTTTACATAGTAGCTACTTATAGATACACAACAGTATCTAATACCTGCCATGTAATGCAAAATAAATTGGTAAAAGTTCATACAGTTTTAACCAACATATTTAACCCCaacctaaaaataaatttctaatcaCAAGCAAATACAAGGCatctataatacaaaaataaaaaatgtaaaaatggcCTAGCCATGACATAACCATCTATAGCAACAACAAGTTTCTCAAGTAAACTACATTTTTAGTTACATGTTTGCTGAgacaaatatgaaaaacaaaaacaaacatacctttAAACAACCAAGGCATTTCATAGAAATATATGTAACCTgagaaataaagcaaaacaatttGATCAGATGTTGctttataaaaggtaataaaactTCTCAATAAAGCATTTAATACCTTATAAaggtttcttaaaataaattagaagaacATAATTAAAGTGCTGTCATAATTTTGACAAAGATACTCAAACCAATGTTTAAAAAATGGCTCATCAAAAATGCCATATGTTATACTCTTAGGAATTGTGACTTGCCTCAAAAATTATGGTCCCAATAAATTTTAGTTAAagcaataatgtttaaaaaatcattttaaatcatTTACTTTTTCTACTCTTAATTATCAAGTTGTTGCATGTGAAATGCCAgatatttaaaggaaaatgtgaaactttgttgttcaatttatttaatcaaaataagcttcTTCTTTTTCTACCAATGAGATGCAAGTTTATAAATGCCACCTTCAAAGAACTGGATGTCCTTTAATGCGATAAAATCTTTGAAGGCAGTTTCAACAGACTTTTGGTTTTCAAAGTTTATCCTTTAAAAAAtgtccaaatgtttaaaaaataagtgaTAATCTCTCATGGAATGACCTGTTGAATATagtaaatgatttaaaatttcattCTGAAGTTTATTTAGCTTTTCGACAGTGATGCATGAGACATGAAGTTAAGCATTGTCATGAAGCAGTATGAGTCCACTAAAATTAACTATTGTTGGATATTTTTATGGCAACTACTGATGCATAATTTCCagttcacaacaatatttctctgCTGTGATTGTTTCTTGTTGGGATAATGGGTCACTCCTGATGATGACCACCAAACACTGACCATAAACGTCTAAGGGTGAAGAGCTGGTTTTGATTCTTCTTCATAGCCAAGCCACCATTCAAATTGTTGTTGATTGTCATAAAGAATCCATTTTTAATCATAGGTGACAATTCTATGGACAAACAAGTGATTTTTGTTGGGTGGAAGGAGTGAGGAGCAAATTTCAACTCATCCCATTTGATGGCTTTTCAATCAATTAGTGAAGTACCCATATATCAAGCTTTTTCATCTTATCAATTGCTTCATGATGTTGGGAAGCTGTCGAATATTTAACATTAAGGTTGCCTGCAAGTTCTCTCATGGTTTGGTAGGTGTTTGATTCAACTAAAGCCTTCAGTTCTTCCTCATTAATAGATGTATAAGGGCAGCTCCAATGCTCATTTTCAAGGCTTGTCTTACCAGAACAAAATCTCCTAAACCAATGCTGTGTGTTTGAAATGAACCAAatactatactatattattctgacaaatttacAATAATGCTTCTCTTTCACccactaaaaattgagtttcaaaTTTGCACATGGAAATCCAACATTTCATATCGAACAGTCTGATACTTAAGTACAGTTTGCCATAATGTTCACCATGTTAATTTCAAGTAATGCAGGAGTAAAGATATCACATTGAACATCCAAACAAAAGAGAATATTAGTTATGtactaaagaaatataataattttgctgTTTCATAATCCATGGAAAGAACTGCAAATGAACTAAGTTGTTGTTGTCCTGtttatgtttaacattacttcttaatttttaatttactaaagcTTCTTTCTGCCAAAGCGatttcaacagaaaacaaaacaaaagcaatattattaatttaatgtaacgtttttattttaagtgacaaggattattactgtttaattgttaaaaataacaaaagaaattgtacaaatattctgaaattatgaacattcaCTGGTGACACTCATCAGACACTTGTTTTATTACTtcatacaacaaaaatatctgGCATTAACCAATGCCTTGACAATAACTTGCAAGTTGAATTCCAATGAGTGTGTGCACTCATTATAATGCTTGACAAACGTCAATTGTCAATAATGTGACAAACACACGTACAAATTCACAGAGTACCAACATGACAGCATAGCACCCTCACTAAATCAGCACCCTAGGCACTTGTATATATTGCCTACCTTGTCACTACAGCTCTGACTTGAATTAAAGTCATATAAGTTAAGTGACAAGGATTATTactgtttaattgttaaaaataacaaaagaaattgtATTCTGAAATTATAAGCATTCAGAACACTCCCTCTGTCACTGGTGACACTTATCAGACACTTGCTTTAttacttcataaaacaaaaatatctggcATTAAGCAATGCCTTGACAATAACTCAATGCATGCTATGGAAATTTAATTTTCTGGTATTTTAAAAAGCACTAAGCCTAATCTGACAACATCTATTTTGgtaaaagaaatacaatattcAATGACTTATATTAACTTTACAAATTACTATAGCACAAAGAACTATAATTTGTTCATGCTTACAGAAATTCTAATCTTATATTTACATGTACTTtatataagtaattaaaaaaaaattcactccAACACTTGGTAACTGTTGAAAATGAGAAAAATCcacttataataaacaaacatttcttaactTAAACAACTGGTGATTCTATATGtacaatagttttattatgtatatcaaAATTGcacttaaaaattgttttcagttCCAGAAATTTTACACAACTCTGAGtagcagtaaaaaaaataatagctCAGCACCCAAATTTTACTTCAGGAATCACATAAATAACATTCATACATTTTGCAAGAGGATAAGAGTCTGAAATAgtagtttaaattaatttctaataaataaattcgTGAAAGGTGAGTCATATACTTACCCAAAGCAAAAagaaaatagtatttaaataGGGTTATTATGTACATGATCAGTTCCATATCctgttttagaaaagaataaaaaatcaaTTACCAAACACAAATCACCATTCAAAAGTAGAAATAACTGGTTATGATAaatcacaatattaaaataaaatgaaaaaaaataccaaaaaatatgcaaattatggacatttaaatacatatttcaactaaccagtgtgtgtgtgttttcttatagcaaagccatattgggctatctgctgagcccaccaaggggaatcaaacccctgattttagcattgtaaatccgagaaatactgctgtactagcaggggttTATTCAACTAACCATGTAAACCAAATGAGAATATGTCATGACCCAATaatattcaaaaaagaaaaacaaagcaatcttagaaatagcaaataaaaccttcttcagctgctacaataccgactacaaaaactaaacaaaactaatgtGTCATATAGCAATAATATTCAAAGATAGAAAAATAGAGCAAGTTGACAATTTTAGGAGAACCAATAAAACTAATACTGCTAGTACAATGTTTACTTCAATTTCTTCACTGCTCCAGTAACTGTGAAAATGTTCTCAGTTCTAATGACATTTCATTTTCTCGAAGTGCACTGAGTAAATAAGTGTACTCAtgagttttacaaatttattttgcttCTTTATCTCTTTGGAGTTGGTGGATCTTAAATATTCCTTTGCAAAGCAAGGAGTATATATTTGCTTATAGTAATCATATGTTTAAAGCaaactaaattttatattctagaaAAGAGGTGTGAACACATATCTGATTTGAATCTGTGGATTAAACTGTGCCTGAAATGGAATTAAATGTCTTTACATAGTGACACACTGTCTTGTGCAGAATCACTACATTACTAAAAAAATAGAAGCATGATAATATCAATGTTAGTATCATTAGCAAAAGCCCACTCTTTCAAAGCATTCAAATCATAGGGTCTAGAAATTTTGTATATGTTgttctaacatcatgaattaaTATTAGAATTCAAGTAGTACTTTACATGGAattgtttctcattaatttcatgcTTCAGGAGTCAATTGAAAATGAAAGGATGGATATTTAAATTCTGGCTGGGAGAGGACATTTGTACAAAAATGCTTCctcacataaaaaacaaaaggtGATATTAAGTGAACTTAGCATATTTGGCCACTCAGATTATAAGAAAATTTcctgtaattaatattatatttgaaaatccTCATTccagttttatttctgaaaaaacaaaacattcaattcTGAAATTTTATTcagattaattttattctttatctaTAGTGCATAAAATGAGTTTAATTTCATCTGAGAATATCTTTACTATAATAAATGTTACTCTGAATTACAATTTTACTCATGTTGTcccattttttaatttctttataatcaATCTTTacattaatcaattatttttttattttagaaataataataacaaaaataaaatttttaacatcATTTGTACAAAGAAGGTGAGTAGgaagatttattttttgttaattattatcataaaatatgtaaaatgaaaacTCACCAAAAGTCAAATATAATGGCAAGTGCAATAATAAAAGTGTGAACGAGTGTGGCACTTATTTctataagaaaattaatttaatccaCTATAAAACATGTTCTATAAACACAATTACATGAGAAACACTTCCCATACAGCCCAATTtcactttttatattatattcacagTACAATATAATTTTGCCAGACTAGTTTCATAAAAGTTCCTTGACCTCTGACTTAATATTATAGACACCATTAACCTTAGacatttttatgaaatgaaacatagtgtgaaaatattttttgttaaaaactaaCCTGAGTGCCCAAACATATGGAACTGGCATTGTGGAaaagaaggaggaagttgtcgcATAGTATTGATTACTATGACCCTACAACCCTAACATCTAGTGTCACTTAACAATCAAGGGTGGAGGCTCATTCTCAGTTGAGACTGTCAATGACCTTATTTGTAATAAGATGGTGCCTCAGACTCTTTTAATTGCTATATATTTAGTTCATTGGTGTTCTTTCTGATGGCTCTGTACTTGATGGCCAAAAAGTATGGGAGCAAAGCAGGTTGAAAAGCAACTGGGAAAGACCCAAAACAAAGCACGTTCAATGAAGGAGAGGAGAGACCTGATTTGCCTTCATACCAGAAATGATAATCCAGAAATCCATACTATATATTGGCTTATCAAATGAGAATTTTGTAAAAAGGAAAATCAACTAGGTAACAtgaataactttcaaaatatctCCAGTGATCATAGCACAGAAAAATACATTAGTGAATGCTTTGTCACAAAAAAGCGACAACATTATCTGAATAAGGTGCTTATTTACAGCAGGGACAGAAAACATATGATGTCGGTGGAAAGTGTCACAAGACAGATCCAAGAGCAGTAAAGTGGGGTATAACAGACTGATACAAGCAAGAAAAAATCAGGCCAATGCTCAGTTGGACAAAAGAGGAAACTGGCAGTTGGGTAACAATTGTAGTGTAAGAGAAGGaaagtatgttttggaataacTTTTTTGTAATAATCTTATTtgcatatacttttttttttactgaaacagAAACCCCTATGGATAAAATGTAAACATCACCCATTATCTTTCTGTTTGCACCATTGACCTggaatttataacaaatatttacattatttatgtgCTTTTTTCTTTGAGATTATAAGATTTCAATTACACAACATGTTTTTATACTTAATAGACTATGAAAACCACACCATGTTTGAAAGATCAGAACCAGTACAGTCCATCAAGAGAGACATTTTCCCTCCATTGGTTTCTCTGTCCAACTTTTCTATCCAGTAAGCTACAAACTTCTTTTGGTTCAGCAGGGTGGAAGAATTTTTCTTATGAAGTTTTACCTTCATTaccactgaaaaataaaacaaaaaacaacaattattttaaacatttacaaaacactgCTCCTATACTGAAGGATTTTGTTGAGACACATCTTCTGATTACTATCTATAACAGAGGCCAGTGCTGTACATAACAAGTACAATAATGTTGTGTTATCTTTACATAAAGTGTCACTTAAAACATGATACCTTCTGGTCATTATCTGGTGCTGCCTATACAACAAGTACAATAATGTTGAGTTATCTTTA
Coding sequences within:
- the LOC143226227 gene encoding motile sperm domain-containing protein 2-like isoform X2, with protein sequence MKVKLHKKNSSTLLNQKKFVAYWIEKLDRETNGGKMSLLMDCTGSDLSNMDMELIMYIITLFKYYFLFALGYIYFYEMPWLFKAFWKILKIRLPAKITKRFKFINKSSIKDYIALDQLPVHLGGSCTLDYSVIQSNSKQSGKKVQMC
- the LOC143226227 gene encoding motile sperm domain-containing protein 2-like isoform X1, encoding MKVKLHKKNSSTLLNQKKFVAYWIEKLDRETNGGKMSLLMDCTGSDLSNMDMELIMYIITLFKYYFLFALGYIYFYEMPWLFKAFWKILKIRLPAKITKRFKFINKSSIKDYIALDQLPVHLGGSCTLDYSVIQSNSKQSGKKDHTVDPQIYLFW